In one window of Synchiropus splendidus isolate RoL2022-P1 chromosome 15, RoL_Sspl_1.0, whole genome shotgun sequence DNA:
- the mtmr9 gene encoding myotubularin-related protein 9, with amino-acid sequence MEFAELIKTPRVDGVVLHRPFMGTVEGTLCLTGHHLILSSRQDSTEELWLLHSNIDSIEKRFVGSVGSIIVKCKDLRVIQLDIPGMEECLNVASSIEALSTLDSISLMYPFFHRPMFEVKEDGWNSFRPQDAFKDLETMTDEWRLSEVNKDFRVCPSYPRLVAVPKGIDDDTLKKVATFRHGGRFPVLSYYHKKNGMVMMRAGQPLTGTNGRRCKEDEKLINATLRPGKRGYIIDTRTINVAQQAKARGGGFESEANYPQWRRIHKAIERSNVLQDSLIKLVEACNDSSHNMDRWLSKLEASNWQTHVKEILTTACLAAQCIDREGASVLVHGTEGTDSTLQVTSLAQIILDPSCRTIKGFQALVEREWLQAGHPFQQRCAQSAFSNMKLRQEAPVFLLFLDCVWQIHRQFPCSFQFTESFLVLLFEHAYASQFGTFLGSSAAERARLSVPEKTVSLWSWVNLPQELERLSNPLYEANGLVIWPSVAPQSLLLWEGVFLRWNRSSKCLDEAYDEMVHIIQYNKELQNRVNSLRRQLAQLETEDPLLQSP; translated from the exons ATGGAGTTTGCAGAGCTGATTAAAACTCCTCGAGTTGACGGAGTGGTTTTGCACCGACCGTTCATGGGAACTGTGGAGGGAACGTTGTGTTTGACCGGGCACCACCTCATCCTCTCCTCTAGACAGGACAGCACCGAGGAGCTGTGGCTGCTACACTCCAACATCGATTCAATAGAGAAGAG ATTTGTGGGCTCCGTGGGAAGCATCATCGTAAAATGTAAAGACCTCCGAGTGATCCAGCTGGATATCCCTGGAATGGAGGAGTGTCTCAACGTCGCCAGCTCCATTGAG GCTCTATCCACACTCGACTCCATCTCTCTGATGTACCCCTTCTTCCACCGGCCCATGTTTGAAGTCAAAGAAGACGGGTGGAATTCTTTTCGTCCACAGGATGCTTTTAAAGACTTGGAAACCATG acagatgaatggagGTTGAGTGAGGTCAACAAAGACTTCAGAGTGTGTCCGTCATATCCTCGTTTGGTGGCGGTACCCAAAGGTATCGACGATGACACCCTGAAGAAGGTGGCCACCTTCCGTCATGGTGGTCGCTTCCCGGTACTGAGCTACTACCACAAGAAGAACGGCATG GTGATGATGCGGGCGGGTCAGCCGCTCACCGGCACCAACGGCCGGCGCTGCAAGGAAGATGAGAAGCTGATCAATGCAACACTGAGGCCGGGAAAACGTGGCTATATCATTGACACACGCACCATCAATGTGGCGCAGCAAGCCAAAGCCagaggtggagggtttgaatcCGAGGCTAACTATCCGCAGTGGAGGAGGATCCACAAGGCCATTGAGAG ATCCAACGTGTTGCAGGACAGCCTCATCAAGTTGGTGGAGGCCTGCAACGATTCGTCCCACAACATGGACCGCTGGCTAAGTAAGCTGGAGGCCTCAAACTGGCAGACTCACGTGAAGGAGATCCTGACCACCGCATGTCTGGCTGCCCAGTGCATCGACAG GGAGGGGGCGTCGGTGCTGGTTCACGGCACTGAAGGGACCGACTCCACCCTGCAGGTCACCTCCCTAGCTCAGATCATCCTGGATCCATCCTGTAGGACCATCAAGGGCTTCCAGGCTCTGGTGGAACGGGAGTGGCTGCAG GCGGGTCATCCTTTCCAGCAGCGCTGTGCTCAGTCGGCCTTCTCCAACATGAAGCTCCGTCAGGAGGCGCCAGTCTTCCTGCTGTTCCTTGACTGCGTTTGGCAGATTCACCGTCAGTTCCCCTGTTCCTTTCAGTTCACTGAGAGCTTCCTCGTGTTGCTCTTCGAGCATGCCTATGCATCACAGTTCGGTACCTTCCTGGGCAGCAGTGCGGCCGAGAG AGCCAGACTGTCCGTGCCTGAGAAGACGGTGTCTCTCTGGTCGTGGGTGAATCTGCCTCAGGAGCTGGAGCGCCTGAGCAACCCGCTGTATGAGGCCAACGGCCTTGTCATCTGGCCCTCCGTGGCCCCGCAAAGTCTGCTGCTGTGGGAAG